From the genome of Taeniopygia guttata chromosome 31, bTaeGut7.mat, whole genome shotgun sequence, one region includes:
- the LOC100232259 gene encoding serine/threonine-protein kinase pim-1-like, with the protein MGRAGAMGDGDVLPDGTRVPLEVVLMEKVGSGCQNIIQLLDWFELPDSFILVLERPGASRDLLEFLQEQDQGFLCEEQARWLFCQVLEAVRHCTACGVLHRDIKPENLLVDPESGDLKLIDFGCGTFLQERAFTDFAAGPQGSGLLRWPSWPCGMVSCLWPAGWGMRGGLGGEAVAAGAAPASVRRLVQGSGRQQPAPGQRRLSPLGTRVYSPPEWTWLGCYHGHAATTWSLGVLLYVMVCGSLPFQDDQAIVLGKLFFRRQLSPELQHLIRWCLAKHPADRPELEEISRHHWVWGRRF; encoded by the exons ATGGGACGTgctggagccatgggtgacggtgacgtcctg cccgacggcacccgcgtgcccttggaggtggtgctgatggagaaggtgggctctggctgccagaacatcatccagctgctcgactggtttgagctgccgGATAGCTTCATCCTGGTGCTGGAGCGTCCGGGGGCATCACGGGATCTCCTGgagttcctgcaggagcaggaccaggggttcctgtgcgaggagcaggcgcgctggcttttctgccaggtgctggaggccgtgcggcactgcaccgcctgcggcgtcctgcaccgggacatcaagccggagaacctcctcgtggacccggagagcggcgacctgaagctcatcgacttcggttgcggcaccttcctccaggagcgggccttcaCGGActttgccg cgggcccacaagggtctgggctgctccgctggccttcttggccttgtGGAATGGTTTCCTGCCTTTggccagctggctgggggatgcggggtggcctcggggggGAAGCTGTGGCCGCGGgcgcagcccctgcctcggtCAGGAGGCTGGTGcaaggctctggaaggcagcagcctgcgcccggccagcgccgcctgtctcccctaggaacgcgcgtgtacagcccgcccgagtggacCTGGCTGGGTTgctaccacggccacgcggcgACCACCTGGTCCCTGGGCGTgctgctgtacgtcatggtctgcggcagcctcccctttCAGGACGACCAAGCCATCGTGCTGGGGAAGCTCTTCTTCCGGCggcagctctctccag agctccagcacctgatccgatggtgtttggccaagcaccctgcggacaggccggagctggaggagatctCGCGCCACCATTGGGTGtggggccggcgtttttga
- the LOC140681033 gene encoding uncharacterized protein: MNNSWKCKVYSCSKNPKAFSLLFCFLSLGDSRWELSKPDKGDLTRTCGEGTSTRQGSVRSPPLLEQAAETWRDRRHLARLNTWSSANQVGSPDVSQALRAHHWPDGSRVIDIENIKEPRKPFHLCTVGEQVLARCPGFSGLCWGVVEGISEHKGILEKKLLEDRQLLEKLKEEPAVHSMMPSPPKKSRKTFPKWTSGNASRKYPSDRNSPAKPLLRVAEASLPCDASSSSIKDRRVLGSVAGSPCSLAAPPHPASAFTPPSTFITMAMPGPGTSQSEEDRAGPAARDYVALPMKRKPDGILSPCQQQICLNRVEKMEQLERMVLDLQQDVLSLKKKVQRLESLSFQEEPHQQPCEVVELFNGYTKEQLKETIRFDQKISTACKTLLYKLFTSNYIQSHSITGRRGNTFREAKPMMDERCIKIIRVLLKQKFGDHLSDTVITEKIQNVQKALRQKFKTECL, translated from the exons ATGAATAACTCATGGAAATGCAAGGTTTATTCATGCTCCAAAAACCCCAAggctttttcccttctcttctgctttctctccct tggggacagcaggtgGGAGCTTTCCAAGCCAGACAAAGGAGACCTGACAAGGACCTGTGGTGAAGGGACAAGCACAAGGCAAGGAAGTGTCCGGTCACCTCCTCTGCTGGAACAGGCAGCAGAGACCTGGAGAGACAGGAGACATCTTGCAAGACTCAACACCTGGAGCAGTGCTAACCAg gtggGCAGCCCTGATGTCAGCCAAGCTCTACGTGCTCATCACTGGCCCGACGGCAGCCGGGTTATCGACATCGAGAACATCAAGGAGCCCCGCAAGCCCTTCCACCTCTGCACTGTGGGGGAGCAGGTCCTGGCCCGCTGCCCTGGATTcagtgggctgtgctggggtgtgGTGGAAGGCATAAGTG AGCACAAAGGTATTTTGgagaagaagctgctggaagatcgacagctcctggagaagtTAA AAGAAGAACCAGCTGTCCACAGCATGATGCCatccccaccaaaaaaatccaggaaaacctTTCCAAAATGGACCTCAGGGAATGCATCCAGGAAATACCCCAGTGACAGGAACTCTCCTGCAAAGCCACTGCTGAGGGTGGCTGAGGCCAGCCTGCCCTgtgatgccagcagctcctccatcaAGGACAGGCGTGTCCTGGGAAGCGTGGCAGGGAGTCCCTGCTCACTGGCAGCTCCCCCCCACCCAGCCAGTGCCTTCACACCTCCATCCACCTTCATCACCATGGCCATGCCAGGGCCAGGGACTTCCCAGAGTGAAGAGGACAGGGCTGGTCCAGCTGCCAGAG ATTATGTTGCCCTTCCAATGAAGAGGAAGCCAGATGGCATCTTGTCCCCGTGCCAACAGCAGATCTGTCTGAACAG GGTGGAGAagatggagcagctggaaaggaTGGTGTTGGACCTCCAACAGGACGTCCTCTCTCTGAAGAAGAAGGTGCAGAGGCTGGAATCCCTGTCCTTCCAGGAGGAGCCCCACCAACAGCCGTGTGAGGTGGTGGAGCTCTTCAATGGCTACACCAAGGAGCAGCTCAAAGAGACCATCAGGTTTGACCAGAAAATCAGCACAGCCTGCAAGACTCTGCTCTACAAACTCTTCACCTCCAACTACATCCAGAGCCACTCCATCACAGGGCGCAGGGGCAACACCTTCCGGGAGGCCAAGCCCATGATGGACGAACGCTGCATCAAAATCATCCGGGTGCTGCTGAAGCAAAAGTTTGGGGATCACCTCAGTGACACCGTGATCACAGAGAAGATCCAGAACGTGCAGAAAGCCCTGAGGCAGAAGTTTAAGACAGAATGTCTCTGA